The nucleotide window GCGCAGAACGCCTCCTGGCTGTTCCGCGTGGTGCCTTATCTCGTGTTCGCGGCCACCTGGGTGGCGGCGGCGCTGGTGCCGACCTTCGCCACCGGACTGATCTTTTCCTGGTCGGCGGACCTCATCGCCATCACCGCCCTCATCGGCTCGGCGCGCTTCTTCCTGGCGTTGGCCGGCATGGATGTGGGCACCAGCTTCGGCGGCCTCGGATCGAGCCGGGAGGTGATGATCTCCTCGCTGGCCGAGCCGGCCATGATCATGATCGTGTTCTCCCTGGCCCTCGTCGCCCATTCCACCCAGCTCTCCACCATCGCCTCGGTGATGCTGGCCGGCGTGGGCCTCAGGGTGTCGCTGGCGTTGGCGCTGGTGGCGCTGCTGATGGTGGCAGTGGCCGAGAACGGCCGCATCCCGGTGGACAATCCCTCCACCCATCTGGAGCTCACCATGGTGCATGAAGCCATGGTGCTGGAATATTCCGGCCGCCACCTGGCGCTGATCGAGCTGGCCGCGCAGCTGAAGCTGCTGCTGTTCCTTTCGCTTGTGGCCTGCGTGTTCGTGCCGTGGGGCCTTGCCCCGGTGGGGGCGGGTGTCGCCGGAATGGTGCTGGGGATGGCGACCTATGCCGGCAAGCTCGCCGTGGGCGCGCTGCTCCTCGCCGTGTTCGAGACCTCCATCGCCAAGATGCGGGTGTTCCGCGTGCCGGACTTCCTCGGCGCGGCGCTCATGCTCGGGCTGTTGGGAACGCTGCTGCTGTTCGTGTCGGGGATCCTGTGATGATCGAGCACGCCATCACCCCCAATCTCGTCTTCGACGTGTCCCACATGTTCGCGGGCGGGCTGGTGCTCATCTCCTTCCTGATGCTCTACCAGGACCGGCTTTACGCGCTGCTGAACGTGTTCGCCCTGCAGGCGGTGGCTCTGGCGCTGGCGGTGGCGTGGCAGGCCTACGCCCAGGACGCGCCGCATCTCTACGTCACGGCAGGCATCGCCCTGGTGTTCAAGGCGCTGGTGATCCCGGTGGCGCTGCATCGCATGGTGGCGCGGCTCGGCATCCATCGGCAGGTGGAGACGGTGGTGTCCATCGGCCCCACCATGCTGGCCGGCATCGCCCTCGTCGCCTTGTCCCTGGTGGTGATGCTGAAGGCTACCCCCGCCGCCGACGCGCTGGCGCGGGAAGACCTCGCCTTCGCACTCTCGGTGGTGCTGCTGGGCCTCTTGATGATGGTGACGCGGCGCAATGCCGTGAGCCAGGTGGTGGGCTTCATGTCGCTGGAGAACGGCCTGATCCTCGCCGCCACGGGGGCCAAGGGCATGCCGCTGGTGGTGGAGATCTCGGTGGCCTTCTCCGTGCTCATCGCCTTCATCGTCATCGGCATCTTCCTGTTCCGCATCCGCGAGCGGTTCGACACCGTGGATGTGGACGCCTTCGACCGCTTCCGGGGAGGGCGCGCATGATCGCCTCCCTCGCCGCGCTGGCGTTCAATCCCGCGCCCGTCATCCTCACCATCCCGGCGGTGGCGGCGGTGCTGCTGGCGCTGGTTCCGTCCTATCGCGTCTCGGCAGCGCTCAATGTGAGCGCCTGCGCCCTGACGTTCCTCACCGCCCTGGCGCTGCTGGTGGCGCCGCGCATTGCCGGGCCGTTCCTCATCGTGGACGACCTCAACATCGTGTTCGTGGTGCTGAACACCTTCGTGGCCTTCACCACCAGCGTGTTCTCGGCGAGCTACATCGGCCACGAGCTGGAGACGGGGCGCCTGACGCCGCTGCACCTGCGCTTCTACCACGCCATGTACCAGGTGCTGCTGGCGGCCATGAACCTGGCGCTCGTCTCCAACAATCTCGGCGTCATGTGGGTGGCCATCGAGGTGGCGACCCTCACCACCGTGCTGATGGTGGGGCTTTATCGCACCGAGGCGGCCATCGAGGCGGCATGGAAGTATTTCATGCTGGGCTCGGTGGGCATCGCGCTGGCCCTGTTCGGCACCATCCTCGTCTACATGGTGGCCCAGCCGGTGGTGGGCGAGGGACCGGATGGCATGATCTGGAGCGTGCTGATGAAGCGCGCACGGGATTTCGACCCGGCGCTGCTCAACGTCGCCTTCGTGTTCCTGCTGCTCGGCTATGGCACCAAGGTGGGCCTTGCCCCGCTCCATGCCTGGCTGCCCGATGCCCATTCGGAAGGCCCAACCCCCATCTCGGCGGTGCTGTCGGGGCTGCTGCTCAACGTGGCGCTCTATGCGGTGCTGCGCTTCAAGCTGCTGCTGGCGGCCCATCCCGGCACGCTGGCGCCGGGGCCGCTGATGATGGCCATGGGCCTCGCCTCGCTGCTGCTCGCCGGCTTCATGCTGTACCGGCGACGGGACATCAAGCGGCTGTTCGCCTATTCGTCCATCGAGCACATGGGCCTCATCGCCTTCGCCTTCGGGCTCGGCGGGCCGGTCGCCAATTTCGCCGGTCTGCTGCATATGACCATGCACAGCCTGACCAAGTCGGCCATCTTCTTCGCGGTGGGCCATGTGTGCCAGGTGAAGGGCACGCAGAAGCTTTCCGATATTCGCGGCCTCACCACCTCCCATCCGGCGCTGGGCTGGGGCCTC belongs to Xanthobacter autotrophicus Py2 and includes:
- a CDS encoding putative hydrogenase-4 component E (KEGG: rle:pRL110295 putative hydrogenase-4 component E), yielding MIEHAITPNLVFDVSHMFAGGLVLISFLMLYQDRLYALLNVFALQAVALALAVAWQAYAQDAPHLYVTAGIALVFKALVIPVALHRMVARLGIHRQVETVVSIGPTMLAGIALVALSLVVMLKATPAADALAREDLAFALSVVLLGLLMMVTRRNAVSQVVGFMSLENGLILAATGAKGMPLVVEISVAFSVLIAFIVIGIFLFRIRERFDTVDVDAFDRFRGGRA
- a CDS encoding NADH dehydrogenase (quinone) (PFAM: NADH/Ubiquinone/plastoquinone (complex I)~KEGG: rpe:RPE_0955 NADH dehydrogenase (quinone)), which produces MIASLAALAFNPAPVILTIPAVAAVLLALVPSYRVSAALNVSACALTFLTALALLVAPRIAGPFLIVDDLNIVFVVLNTFVAFTTSVFSASYIGHELETGRLTPLHLRFYHAMYQVLLAAMNLALVSNNLGVMWVAIEVATLTTVLMVGLYRTEAAIEAAWKYFMLGSVGIALALFGTILVYMVAQPVVGEGPDGMIWSVLMKRARDFDPALLNVAFVFLLLGYGTKVGLAPLHAWLPDAHSEGPTPISAVLSGLLLNVALYAVLRFKLLLAAHPGTLAPGPLMMAMGLASLLLAGFMLYRRRDIKRLFAYSSIEHMGLIAFAFGLGGPVANFAGLLHMTMHSLTKSAIFFAVGHVCQVKGTQKLSDIRGLTTSHPALGWGLVVAVAAIAGLPPAGVFMSEFLLVTSTFAHRPWLALPLVAGLLLAFGALMLKLSGIAFGAPSPGSDKVKASHLPMTVHLALVLVAGLYLPPPLVAWFRHVAGLLG
- a CDS encoding respiratory-chain NADH dehydrogenase, subunit 1 (KEGG: rpd:RPD_3854 respiratory-chain NADH dehydrogenase, subunit 1); amino-acid sequence: MDLMAHILVQGTQMLLVLALAPLLTGLVRKVKARLQRRRGASVFQPYRDLARLLRKEAVLAQNASWLFRVVPYLVFAATWVAAALVPTFATGLIFSWSADLIAITALIGSARFFLALAGMDVGTSFGGLGSSREVMISSLAEPAMIMIVFSLALVAHSTQLSTIASVMLAGVGLRVSLALALVALLMVAVAENGRIPVDNPSTHLELTMVHEAMVLEYSGRHLALIELAAQLKLLLFLSLVACVFVPWGLAPVGAGVAGMVLGMATYAGKLAVGALLLAVFETSIAKMRVFRVPDFLGAALMLGLLGTLLLFVSGIL